One window of the Solibacillus isronensis genome contains the following:
- a CDS encoding GNAT family N-acetyltransferase, with product MIIRKANISDASGIAKVHVESWRTTYKGIIPQSFLDGLSYEERTKLWDNNISDKTSTIFVAENEGEIIGFVTGGTRNTNEEAGASDLTSIYLLEEWQGKSVGKKLLNQIMIDFLEQGYQKIYVDVLAANKTRQFYQYYGAKYVKTVQLNIGGKTLDEEIYVWNNLEKVIQQSK from the coding sequence ATGATTATTCGCAAAGCAAATATAAGTGATGCATCGGGGATTGCCAAAGTCCATGTTGAGAGTTGGCGAACTACATATAAAGGCATTATTCCCCAGAGCTTTCTGGATGGGCTAAGCTATGAAGAACGCACAAAACTTTGGGATAATAATATTTCAGATAAAACAAGTACGATCTTTGTTGCAGAAAATGAGGGAGAAATTATTGGTTTTGTCACAGGGGGCACACGTAATACAAATGAAGAGGCAGGAGCAAGCGATTTAACATCGATTTATTTACTTGAAGAATGGCAAGGCAAAAGTGTCGGGAAAAAACTACTGAATCAAATTATGATTGACTTTTTAGAGCAGGGTTATCAAAAAATCTATGTGGATGTATTAGCAGCGAATAAAACAAGACAGTTTTATCAATATTATGGTGCTAAGTACGTTAAAACCGTTCAATTAAATATAGGAGGTAAGACATTAGATGAAGAGATTTATGTATGGAACAATCTAGAAAAAGTAATTCAACAGTCTAAATAA